In a genomic window of Labeo rohita strain BAU-BD-2019 chromosome 20, IGBB_LRoh.1.0, whole genome shotgun sequence:
- the bpnt1 gene encoding 3'(2'),5'-bisphosphate nucleotidase 1 isoform X1 yields MASSPAVLMRLVASAYAVAEKAGTIVRKVLQSGELGIVEKTGADDLQTLADRLVQKSICASLSKSFPKITIIGEEELPAEVVEEDLIENGHSSLILQKSCPDQYASLKEEELVVWVDPLDGTKEYTEAARVLYSPVYIQKPELPYRAPNRLLDHVTVLIGIAYGGTAIAGVINQPFYNYQMGAGASLGRTLWGVLGLGAFGFQLQEVPDGKRIITTTRSHSNKLVIEAVQAMEPHDVIRVGGAGNKIIQLVEGKASAYVFASLGCKKWDTCAPEAILHAVGGKLTDMHGNAYRYDANVKHMNSAGVLATLRNHEYYLKRVPQAVLQALPSD; encoded by the exons ATGGCGAGCAGCCCTGCAGTTCTGATGCGGCTGGTGGCTTCAGCCTATGCTGTGGCCGAAAAGGCTGGAACTATTGTTCGGAAAGTGCTTCAAAGTGGCGAACTGGGTATCGTTGAAAAG ACTGGAGCTGATGATCTACAGACTCTGGCTGACAGGCTTGTTCAGAAGAGTATATGTGCATCCCTGTCGAAAAGCTTCCCTAAAATCACTATCATCGGGGAGGAG GAATTACCAGCTGAGGTTGTTGAAGAGGACCTGATAGAGAACGGGCACAGCAGCTTAATTCTACAAAAATCTTGTCCGGATCAGTATGCCAGTCTGAAGGAGGAAGAG ctggtTGTGTGGGTGGACCCTCTTGATGGAACTAAAGAATATACAGAAG CTGCAAGGGTTTTGTACAGCCCAGTTTACATACAGAAGCCAGAGCTGCCCTACAGAGCCCCTAACC GGCTcttggatcatgtgacagtgctAATAGGCATTGCTTATGGAGGAACAGCAATTGCTGGAGTCATTAATCAACCCTTCTACAACTACCAG ATGGGGGCTGGTGCTTCTTTGGGCAGAACGTTATGGGGAGTATTGGGTTTGGGAGCATTTGGGTTTCAGCTCCAGGAAGTCCCAGATGGTAAAAGAATCATCACTACTACACGATCCCATAGCAATAAACTTGTGATCGAAGCAGTGCAAGCCATGGAGCCACATGATGTCATCAGAGTGGGAGGAGCTGGGAATAAG ATCATCCAGCTGGTGGAGGGAAAGGCCTCTGCTTATGTGTTTGCCAGTCTAGGATGTAAAAAGTGGGACACATGTGCACCTGAAGCCATTCTGCACGCAGTTGGAG GCAAACTGACAGACATGCATGGTAATGCATACAGATATGATGCCAATGTGAAGCACATGAACTCTGCTGGAGTGCTGGCAACACTGAGGAATCATGAGTACTATTTAAAAAGAGTGCCACAGGCTGTCCTACAGGCTCTTCCCTCTGACTGA
- the bpnt1 gene encoding 3'(2'),5'-bisphosphate nucleotidase 1 isoform X2 yields the protein MASSPAVLMRLVASAYAVAEKAGTIVRKVLQSGELGIVEKTGADDLQTLADRLVQKSICASLSKSFPKITIIGEEELPAEVVEEDLIENGHSSLILQKSCPDQYASLKEEELVVWVDPLDGTKEYTEGLLDHVTVLIGIAYGGTAIAGVINQPFYNYQMGAGASLGRTLWGVLGLGAFGFQLQEVPDGKRIITTTRSHSNKLVIEAVQAMEPHDVIRVGGAGNKIIQLVEGKASAYVFASLGCKKWDTCAPEAILHAVGGKLTDMHGNAYRYDANVKHMNSAGVLATLRNHEYYLKRVPQAVLQALPSD from the exons ATGGCGAGCAGCCCTGCAGTTCTGATGCGGCTGGTGGCTTCAGCCTATGCTGTGGCCGAAAAGGCTGGAACTATTGTTCGGAAAGTGCTTCAAAGTGGCGAACTGGGTATCGTTGAAAAG ACTGGAGCTGATGATCTACAGACTCTGGCTGACAGGCTTGTTCAGAAGAGTATATGTGCATCCCTGTCGAAAAGCTTCCCTAAAATCACTATCATCGGGGAGGAG GAATTACCAGCTGAGGTTGTTGAAGAGGACCTGATAGAGAACGGGCACAGCAGCTTAATTCTACAAAAATCTTGTCCGGATCAGTATGCCAGTCTGAAGGAGGAAGAG ctggtTGTGTGGGTGGACCCTCTTGATGGAACTAAAGAATATACAGAAG GGCTcttggatcatgtgacagtgctAATAGGCATTGCTTATGGAGGAACAGCAATTGCTGGAGTCATTAATCAACCCTTCTACAACTACCAG ATGGGGGCTGGTGCTTCTTTGGGCAGAACGTTATGGGGAGTATTGGGTTTGGGAGCATTTGGGTTTCAGCTCCAGGAAGTCCCAGATGGTAAAAGAATCATCACTACTACACGATCCCATAGCAATAAACTTGTGATCGAAGCAGTGCAAGCCATGGAGCCACATGATGTCATCAGAGTGGGAGGAGCTGGGAATAAG ATCATCCAGCTGGTGGAGGGAAAGGCCTCTGCTTATGTGTTTGCCAGTCTAGGATGTAAAAAGTGGGACACATGTGCACCTGAAGCCATTCTGCACGCAGTTGGAG GCAAACTGACAGACATGCATGGTAATGCATACAGATATGATGCCAATGTGAAGCACATGAACTCTGCTGGAGTGCTGGCAACACTGAGGAATCATGAGTACTATTTAAAAAGAGTGCCACAGGCTGTCCTACAGGCTCTTCCCTCTGACTGA